tccattaaaaacaaacaaaaaccccataTATTTATACCCTCTCCTCAAGACAAGCTTCCCCCAAACCTGGCTACACATGAAACTCCTCTGGGAGCTTTTACACTTCTACTTCACAGGTCTACTCCTCTAACAATTGATTCACAATTCTGATTACCAGAAGGTGAATGCATTATTTTTTACCATTTCCTAGGTAACTGTAATATGCCAACAGTTTTGAACACGTTTGAGAGCTTATGCCCTTAATTATCTAATTACCATTCCCAGACTCTTCTCTTTCCTGCTTGACTCTCTTTACTTTGTTCAACTCATGCTTGGAAAGCTTTTGCCTCTCTTCTCTATCTTAGGATCTCTAACCTTCCCCATATTTCTGGGTACATGAGATCAAGTTGTCCCCAAGCCTCCTACTGAGGGAAGATTAATGGGGGGTTACTTGTGAAGCATCTCTCCTGACCTACTTTACAGCTTCCAGTGAGGACACAGAATAGCTCTGTGTCTTATCTGTCCTGGGCCATCAATCTTACCCCATCAAACTCCTCACCAGAGGAACAATAAAAGAGACTGAGCTGGAAGGAGATGGCTGAGGAGGCAGGTGAGCAAGACAGCCAGTCTCCAGAGCCGCTGACATCACTCCCCATTATCTCACTGTCAGGTAGGCCAGGTGGGGACTCTAGGAAGGCGTGGGTACCCTGGCATGTACCATTCCAGGAGGACTGTTCCAGGTTAGTCTTTCCAGAAATAACTGTTTCTATTTCCTGAGGAAAAGAACTGAGACCCAAACGTGCATTGGTACTACAGGCAACCAGGCTGGCTGACAGAAAAGCTGAGAGAGTAATCAGTTCTTTCCACTTTGTTAACAGacttattttcctgggctctctTAAATGTCTCTGGGGGAAGCCTTCCAATGATGacactttattttattgaattgtaGGTTCAAGGGAAAGGTTAAATGAATAGTTATCTAGGAGGTGGGAGTCATTGCTTTAGAAACAAGAAGCTTTCTAGAACCTGGTTCTGGAGTCTATCTACCTAATGTGTCATGTACCATTGTTGCAAACACTCTTTAAGGTATCTTCCACAGACTTGATAACATGCCCTTCTTCTGAGAGAGTTATCAGTTCTTTCCATTTTGTCAACAGCATTATTTTCCTGGGTTCTCTTAAACGTCTCTGGGTAAGCCTTCCAACAATGACACCGTGTTTTATTGAATCGTAGGGTTGTGGGGAAGCAAAAGGAACAGCCATCTAGGTGGGAGCAATGTCTTTAGTAGACATTGGCTGAAGAGTCTATCTAAAGTGGCATGCGCAACTGTTACAGATACTCCTAAAGGTGTCTTCCACGGACTTGATAACAACATGTCCTTCTCATCATGGATCAACATTATGTTCATCATTGGCTTGGCATTTCATCTTTATTCTGGTGAGTGTATTTTTCACTTCTGGATGAAGCAGTTCAAACATCATAGAAGATGCAGGAAACAACTACTATCACACAGGAATGGAGGAACTTGCTGTGCTGGGTGTGTAATACTTAAACTGGCAAATGAAATGAGACATGtcacaaatatcttttaaaaaattgcatcaGTATATTGGTTTCTCATTTCCCACTTTAGAAAGATGGAGACAGAAGGGATGGTTAGAATGAGCAATAGAATTTAGGTGTTTGATAATTTATGACCAAAGATATTTATCTAATTTTCCCCCTTTTTGGAGGTCAGGTTTCATGGTTTCTAAATGCAGAGTGTGGGGAGTAATA
The nucleotide sequence above comes from Bos indicus isolate NIAB-ARS_2022 breed Sahiwal x Tharparkar chromosome 7, NIAB-ARS_B.indTharparkar_mat_pri_1.0, whole genome shotgun sequence. Encoded proteins:
- the LOC139184193 gene encoding serine protease inhibitor Kazal-type 10-like; the protein is MCHVPLLQTLFKVSSTDLITCPSSERVISSFHFVNSIIFLGSLKRLWILLKVSSTDLITTCPSHHGSTLCSSLAWHFIFILPDCNKYVDQLDICTKEVDPVCATDGQTYANKCIFCTKKLKNSGNIGFSHWGCC